In Zingiber officinale cultivar Zhangliang chromosome 1A, Zo_v1.1, whole genome shotgun sequence, the DNA window AGATTGCTAGAAGAAGGTGGCAACATCTACATCCACGAAGGAGCAACAATGAATGATACCAAGAAGGCTGTTCTTAGAGTTCATAATCCATTGTTCTATTGGAAGGTTCGGTTTTCTATATAAACATTTGTCTTGTCCCCGAATAAAATCATAGTTTAAAGATCAATTAAGAATTCCTTATTCTAATATATGGAGATATGTATATGTGCCAAAATCTTACTCATTATATACCTTGACAGATCGCTATCGACGCAGATATAGGTCTTGCAGATGCTTACATAAATGGATACTTATCATTTGTTGATAAAGAAAATGGTCTTCTGGATCTTTTTTTGGTAAATTACAAGTGGACAAGCTAAAATATTGAATAGAGTTTGTTGCCACTCGACTTgcattttttgttaattttattGTATTTTCTAGGTTCTTATTGCCAACATGGAGCTGAGATATTCTCTTGGGAAGAGTTTAAGGTTTCTCCATGCATTGCTTTCTTGTTAGTTCGTTGAATGTACTACTGTCAATATGTACTAAAATGCAAACTTTGCATGCTTCCACTAACGAAACTTTTTCTCTCGACAAAATGATCAGAGGCTGGTGGACACCATTACTTGTGACAGCAGGAGTTTCATCAGCAAGATACTTTTTTCGACACTCCTTGAGACAAAACACTATAACACAAGCACGTCGTAACATCTCTAGTCATTACGATCTGGTTAGACTTCAGTTTACTTTGCTACGTTCATCATAAATTATTTCATGTTTGTAACTctattaattgagtttttagcaTGTTCAGTGTATTGCTTTAATCTATTTGGTAAAACTGGATGTCTTGTTTGCAAAGTAGGTTAACATGCAAATATGGTTAGTATAAACTGCCATTTACCTCAATAGAATCATCTACTATGTGAGAATGATTATGACCTAAAAACGTTCTTAACTATTTGAGTATAATATTGGAATTAATTCACTTCATTTTGTGACAGAGTAATGAGTTTTTTAATCTATTCTTGGATGAGACAATGACTTATTCTTGTGCCATTTTCAAGGTTCGGAACTACTATTATTGTTTTGCTTTGTTTACACTGTTGTATTGTTTTTGCTAACAAGTTTTACATAGAATTGTGATTCCTTCAATAGAATCTAAAATTTCTTCCCAAAATTTTCTAGACACAGAATGAGGACTTGAAAATAGCACAGCTCCGCAAGATCTCTCTTTTAATTAAAAAGGTGAGCATATTGTTGGAGTTTTTTTTGTGTTTCTTGTTTCATTGTTAACACATCccttattttcttcattaatatcAAGGCCCAAGTTGAGGGGAAGCATGAGGTTTTGGAGATTGGTTGTGGTTGGGGAAGTTTAGCTATCGAGGTTGTAAAGCAAACTGGCTGCAAATATACAGGAATCACCTTATCTGAGGAGCAACTAACATTTGCCAAAAGAAAAGCTAAAGAAGCCGGACTTGAGGTTTGTATTTTTTCATAAACTTATATAAATTGGCTTAAGATGAATTGTTACATTCAAGTTTTGTCCCTCTGTTATAGTAAATGAAACAATTTAACTATCCTCCTCTGCACACAACATGGAAAGTTTTATTCATCCTAATAAAGGCAATGAATAGAGATGGAcacaaaatttgattttggaagtaTCAAGTTATTCTACTTCTAGGATATGAGAAATATGGAGAAATTGATTTGAACAACAAATTAATTGTGTAAATGAAAGCTATCTAGTAGTTTTAATCAAAATGATATCAAATTCCATTTAGATATCATGTTTGTAGATTTGTTAGTCTTAGAATTCATAGATTTTATGCGGTTCTTCTGTAATATTGTTATTTCTTTGTCTATTTTATCATTAACACATTCTTAATCGAAATGTTCTCATTGTAAATTTTCACATGGTGGATAATCAGGTTGAAATTGAACTTTAAAAAATTTGGTGGTTTATGTCTTTAATCACCATTGCTTCACTAAAGCTTACAAAGACGACCAATAAAATGATAGATTATTCAAAAGCAGCAAGTTGAACTATTGTACCGATATAGTTGTTAAGCAAGGCTAATGTTTTATTTACAGCTCAATTTCTCTTGAGTTAACCTTGTTTTGAGAGGAGACAACTAAAGTAGATACAGTCCTAGATGTTAGACAAAAATAGGATTTCATGGCATAAGAATTGGAAAACATCAACATGCTACTTTATAGAACAAATGAGCATTAGtgaatgaaattaatatttacaCAACAACATGCTGCTTTACATAATATATAGGTGCCCCCGGGGATATGGTGCAGCGGTAGGATATTCAGGTTATTATCCAGACATCCACGGTTCGAGCCACAGATATGAcgaatttgtaggaattttttctccaaatgaggcacgcaactaaaggatgctgggctcTTGGGTTGCAACACTTCCCAATTTACCCTGGTGACCAATGGAAAATTTTCATGGGGCCGAGCAGGTCACCCCGGCTCGACGTTACCAaccctgattaatcattttttttacataatatatAGGCATAATGTGAAACCGACTTTTGGGATTGCACTAATTACATAATATATAAGCTTCTTAATTATAACTTGCTAATTGATTTTTATGAAGATTTAATCATAATGTGAAGATTGTAGAAAATGTTATTTTTGGCAAacaataaaaactcccttttgtTTGGACAAAAACATATTCTTACAAAAGAAATCTACTTTCAGGATTACACTAATTTCATGTTGATGGACTATCGTCAACTTCCAAAGTATCACAAATATGACCGAATCATCTCGTGGTACTATTAACTATATCTCACAACTTTTTTGGTCTCAGTATCTATAGTTCTCTACTAATAATAGTTACAGTGAGATGATTGAAGCAGTAGGTCACGAATACATAGATGACTTCTTCGGTTGTTGTGAGTCACTTCTATCTACAGATGGCATATTAGTCCTTCAGGTTTGTTCAAttaattactattttcactttCTCATAGATTATCTTAATATTAAATTACATCTTGTATTACTTCTGCTTTCTATTCAATCTTCCATCTCAAATACTTAAAAAGAAGTCGAATAGTCGAATAATATATGTGTGGAGGTTAAACACCCAAGTAATCTCACCTGTCCAGAGTCTAATGAGTTTGATTTTGCATACCTTGCAGTTCATATCGATTCCAGATCAACGATATGATGAACACAGGAGAACCTCTGACTTCCTGAAGGAGTACATCTTTCCTGGAGGATGCCTTCCTTCTCTGAACAGGATAACAACAGCGATGGCTACTTCATCTAAACTATGGTGACGACCAAAATGAACTTATACACATGCATATTGTGATTTACCTATTCTTTTTGGTCCTCATGTGTGTGCTCACCTTGTAGCACTGAGCACATCGAGAATATTGGCATCCATTACTATCAGAACAATTTACTTGCAAATAAGGAGTAAGTATCTATTTTATATATGGATGACTACACAGATGATAGCACATTGATAATAGTAGAGAACATAAACAGAAATATAATCACAAGGAATCAAGAGATTAAATAACAAATTTCTTCTTTCTCTAATCTTTTTGGCGTTTTGTTTGGCATAATTCTTGACGTTTTGATTTTTCAGCAAAATCGTTGCCTTGGGATTTGATGAGAAGTTTGTGCGTACTTGGGAGTACTATTTCATCTACTGTGCTTCTGGTTTCAAGTCATGCACGCTCGAAGATTATCAGGTATTTGAAATCATATATAAACAGTGGGAAAAATTAAAAGTGAATCAGTTTGATGGCTACATGGCTGATGCTGATTTATTTTTGAGTGATACAGATTGTGTTCTCTCGTCCCGGTAACGTTGGAGCTTTTGGTGAACCATTCAAGCTCGACCATTGCATTCGCTAATTTTTCTCGTGGCCTCTTACTTTTGAATCTTTTCGATCGCATTTTAATAAGTGTATTGATGGATATTTTCGAACACATTTTAATAAGTGTATCGATTCATTGTGGGGTATAGCCATCAACAATCCTTTCCACTACTTATTAatattatgtttaaaaaattattcacaatAACATAAAGTCCCTAATGTATCATGAGTTGGGTCATCTATACAGAAGTACTCGATGCTACAATaaactataaaaaaatattagtcaAGAACAAACAACTTTTAACCCTCAAATGTAATGGAATATttataagagagagagagagagagagaaacccTTTAGGAAATAGGCAGCCACGGCTAGGAGCttacaaataaacaaattatcTGGGATATTGTCTCGATCTCTTTGAAACAGGGCAAATTAAGCAGAACTAGTGGTGCTTTGTGTGTTTGGGCCTGATCTCGATTCCTTGGACAATGAGACCTCTCTTCCAATGCCCACCCTTGATATCCATGAAGCTCATGACGACCTCCCCATCTTCCCCTTCCTCGTTGTAAAACTCCCCCATTGCTACCTCCATCCATCCATCATCCCTCGCCGGCAGTAGTCCGAATCGAATTCGATTGAACCGTCCCCGCACGTCGTCGCTACGGGGCTGCAAGGGGACTGCGGTAGCGGAGGAGCGGAGGCCAAGCGTGACAGAGGCTTCCTGAGTTGGGTGGTTGAGGCCGCGGGACCAGTCGGCGAGCTTGAAGATGAGATACGCAGCGTAGGTTGTTCTGGGAGTCAGCATCTTGCTTTGGATGTGGCCGTGGATCTCCAGCCAGCATACGTTTACCAGCTCGGCCACCTCTGCAAACCTGACAAAGGAGGTGAGCTGGTGAGGGGAAGGCGAAAGGTGAAGCAGAAGCAAGAGCGtggaaatcaaaattaattattaaaatgcaTTTCATGGTCATGATCTTTACATATATTACTTAATTGATACATTGCCTACCCGGAAACTTTGCCGTACCTAAAATTTTTTCGAACTCTTTTTTTCTCCTTAATCATTCGTTTATAATTTCAAACCCTCTCCATCCCCATCCTtcgtttagaaaaaaaaaaattataactctcATTCCAATAAATATCCATAGTAATGCCACATTACCACTACCGATAAAAGTTCTCTGGCATGTTTCTTTAGCACGGGAATCACATATGTTTCTTTAGCATGGGAATCACATTCACCTTATCCATGCTATGGCCTACTGGGCATAAAAAGAAGTATTAAATTGAGAGATGTTTTGGTTGATGAATATAGGACGAAATGATAATAAAAGATAATGtttaaattatgaatttaaaaataataatttaaaaataatttttaaattcatgtAAATCAATCAAATTCATATTATTTGATGGAttttatttctatctttattGTCATTTTATTTTACTATTGAATTCATACACATAATTATTTCTATCATTTAACTAAATACGAAAGATATAAAACCAAATTCCTCCTACGGATTAAATACTCACTGTAcagttcttttctttttttgtttttttcctgATCTCTCTTTTTACTTACCCATGCACTGTTTGTCACATATCATATATAGAACAAAAAGGAACCGAGAAAAAAAATGCAGATAAAATATAAAATGAGTTGAAATTTGGGTGGCATAAACGAACAAACAgataataaataaaactcatatttCGTTTTGGCATCACCTGGAATCTTGCGAAGTAATCCACCGCCAGTACCGAGGCGTGTCGCCCCACACGATCGAGAGGGCTCGGGCGGAGAGCGCGTAGCACTTGGCACCACTCGATCTCTCCAACCACATACTCTGCGACAAAACCAACCCCAACACACACCATTCGTGAATCAATCTTCCATATGACGTCGCCGCCGAAAGCAAAACGAGCCCAGGATCACAATTTAAAACGAAAAAAGAAAAGGCCGATCAACTTTTTTGTAGTTGCTGTTGTTTTGTTGTTTTAAAATGGatttaaaaatcaaaaaaaaaaaatcaattcataCTTTATTGGTCAAGGAATCATCTTAGATTTAACGATCGGGGATGACGAACGGGGGAGTGGAATAGAAACAAGCGAAGAATCGAATTGATGGAAGTGGAAAAAAACTGAATAAGAGAGAAAAGGGGAAGGGGTCGGTACCATCTTGCCGCCGTCGATGAGAATCGAGTCGGAGAGGCGGAAGAAGAGATCGCGCTTCGAGGAGTAGTCGACGGGATGGAGAGCGCGCGAGAGAAGGGCGGGGGTGTCGGCGGGGAGGAATCGGTCCCAGACGAGGTCGGAGTCGGCGGCAGCGCGGAAGGCGGTGGAGACGGCGGAGGAGCGGCAAGCGTCGAGGGGCGACGTGAGGGCGATGGCGTTGGAGACGCAGCCCTCAGGAAGCCTCTCGATGTCCGACCCGCCTTCCTTTTTCATGTCGATGTAGCAGCAGCAGCGAGCGCGATCACGAAGCGCCTCGCCCTCTCACCTCCCCCGGTTTATATACATCACACGATGAGGATGAAAGGGGTGAGGGTGAGCCGGTGGGGCATGATGTGGTGTACGCAAATGGGTCTTTCCGCTCCAtctctatttttctttatttcaggTGAATGAGTTTTTTAATAATTAACAATGATAAAAAATAAACATCACAGTTTGATTTCGTTAgaattttctatttaaaattatATGTTTAAAATGAATTTCTCAGTGCGACTTTTTTTGTTTTGTGATAACATAACTACAAATCGGTGCTTCATACTCTCTGATAAAATCAATCGATAAATTAAACCAACTAAATTTCAATAACACATAAAGATAATATAAAGAAGGATTAATAATCtttcatttcatttttcaattttgcaggatcttatagaatttttatttaaactcattttaataattaattttgtttttaaataaatattttaaaattaatttaaaatttaattttctgatcaatttttaaatttattggaTAATACCTACATAAATTATTTCAAACTGTATTGGTTTGACTAATTTCCCAACACGGAGGGATTGGCGTGTGCGGAGGTAGTTGGCGAGGCTGAAGGGACTAGTCCAGGACCGGCCGGCCCATTTGGCCCAGACGAGTCAGGGCGGTGAAGGTTTCCATCGGCCTAAAAACGTGCCCGCAAACTTCTCTGCAGCGCACCTGCCGTGCACGCAAAAGCAACGACCCTAACCCTCcatttcttcctcctctcctctcctctcctctcctggtTAATAAACAGAGCAGGGCAGGAAGAGAAGAACCAAGAGGTTGAACTCTGCTGCTCAGCAGGCGCGCGCTTCTGAACCTCCTTCTCCTACCACTCTGTTTTCCCTTCCGAAACCACTGAATTCAGGCAAGGCATGGACTCGCTGCTGTCCTTGAGCCATTCCTCCATTTGCTGGCCCTGCAGCGTCACCAACTCCGACCGCTCCAATCTTGCTTTGCTTTCCGGCGGAAGGCCTGTAATTCGATCTTCCGGACTGAAGCCCTCGAAAGGTCGTAGGTTCCCGCCCTCGCGGGCTTCCCAATCTCACGACTACCACGCCGTCCACGGCGATGTGAGCCTCCGAGACGTGCCCAAGAAGGCAGAGGGAGCGGAAAAGGTCCTGATACCGAGCTTGCCGGAGGAGGCCGATCGCAGCGCGAGTTCGTCTCCGATCAGCAGCTCCTTCTGGGAGTGGAAACCCAACATCGCGGTCCACTACGAGAGATCTGGGTCTCACAACACCGGCGCCCCCGCGGTGCTCTTTCTCCCCGGCTTCGGCGTCGGCTCCTTCCACTTCGAGAAGCAGTTGAAGGACCTCGGCCAAGATTACCGCGTCTGGGCGCTGGATTTCGTAGGGCAAGGCAAGTCCTTGCCGTCCCAAGACCCTGCTCCTGCTCTCGCCCACGAACAAGACGACGACGGCGATACTCCACTATTCTGGGGATTCGGAGAAGAGCCAGAGCCATGGGCGAGGGAGCTTGTATACTCGGTGGACCTTTGGCGAGACCAGGTTCGGCATTTCGTTGAACAGGTGATCGGCGAACCAGTATACCTCGTCGGCAACTCTCTCGGCGGCTACGTGGCTCTGTACCTTGCAGCATCCTTCCCTGAACTAGTGAAGGGAGTGACCTTGCTGAATGCGACGCCATTTTGGGGATTCCTTCCCAATCCAATCAGATCTCCGAGGTTGTTCAAGCTGTTCCCATGGAGCGGCACATTCCCTCTGCCCTCAGGCGTGAGAAGACTCACCGAACTGGTGTGGCAGAAGATAAGCGACCCCAAGAGCATACGCGACATACTGAAGCAAGTCTACAGTGACCATTCCGTAAAGATCGACAAAGTGTTCTCCCAAATAATCGAAGTGACTGAACACCCTGCAGCAGCTGCGGCCTTCGCTTCGATCATGTTTGCGCCCGGAGGGCAGTTGTCCTTTCAGGAGTCCCTGGGCAGGTGCGCAGTCAGTGGAGTTCCAATTTGTCTCATGTACGGAAGGGAAGATCCATGGGTGAGACCCATTTGGGGGCTTAAAGTAAAGCAACAGTTGCCAGAGGTGCCTTACTATGAGATTACACCGGCAGGCCACTGCCCGCACGATGAGGTTCCGGAGGTGGTGAACTACTTGTTGAGAGGGTGGATCAGGAACCTCGACTCTCAGGGTTCTGTGGCGCTGCCCCTCGTGGAGCCTGAGTACGAAGGACGAGGATTTTCGAAAGAGCTGGAGTATATCAAAGAGGGATCGCGAAAGTCGATTCGGGTGCGGTTCTGCGGATCGGAAGTCTCTTCCTTCTCCACCTTGCTGAAGGTGTTGGGTCTAGTCTCCAAATGAATTAGTAGACTCCTACTCTCCAAGGTGGTTTAGGGCTGTAAGATGATTATGTTTGTCTATACACACATCTAACAGTTATCTCATTAACAAGAGTGATACGATATAATACCCCGTACTAAAACAGTCTCGTCGTGCTTGATCGACAATTAGGCATCGATCGTCTACAAGCAGTTAAAGCAGCTACAGAGTCACCTCGTTTGATTGAAAACATGGATGGctgaattttacaaaaataaagtgGAAATGATAAATTGTAAACCATGCCTGAATCATCCATTATTTAAATATTGATCACTTCATTTAATTACATCCACCCCGCTTCCTTATTTAAAAATATCGtaatttagaattaaaaaaattattttattaaatttagatatttatatatattttttcccaaCCCATCAAATACCAATATTTGTGCATACTCGAAGTTGCTTAGATACATAAAATTAGGAGCAGCCATCCCTCACGTGGCATAGTCAAGTCAGTCAAGATGAGCTCGGTTCAAGTCAAGCTGAGTTCAGGTTTGATCAGGATGAACTCAGATCAAGTTAGATCGAGCTCAAGTCAGGTTAAAAGGAACTTGGATCAATTCATCCTAAAAGGAGACTTCAAATCAATTCAGTCCGAGTCGCATCCGAATACGATCTACCCAGCAAAATCGAGTTCCGGTTCGGCTGTCCACTTAATATTTTCCTTGAATTTTTTCAGACCATTATTGGAGGAACTTCCCTGCTAGCTACCTGGCATTGTGAGCGCTGACCTAAAGGAAGTTAGCCTATTAACGCCCGAGTCAAAGCAGATCGATCTGTCGAAGACCGACTTGACTTATAACTAGACGGTCAAAATTATTTGATAGTCATCCCATCCATTAATCTCAGACCGGATCAAAGAGGATTGACACCGTAAACTTAGGAAACATGCTTCATTCAGCACTGACACAATTATATCGTTGCACGTTTCCATCCGGGTTTGGCAACGGAATAGGGATCATAATAGGCCTATTTTATCCATTTCTATTTATTATACTTATATATATCCTTATTTATTATATCTAT includes these proteins:
- the LOC122023896 gene encoding putative F-box protein PP2-B12 is translated as MKKEGGSDIERLPEGCVSNAIALTSPLDACRSSAVSTAFRAAADSDLVWDRFLPADTPALLSRALHPVDYSSKRDLFFRLSDSILIDGGKMSMWLERSSGAKCYALSARALSIVWGDTPRYWRWITSQDSRFAEVAELVNVCWLEIHGHIQSKMLTPRTTYAAYLIFKLADWSRGLNHPTQEASVTLGLRSSATAVPLQPRSDDVRGRFNRIRFGLLPARDDGWMEVAMGEFYNEEGEDGEVVMSFMDIKGGHWKRGLIVQGIEIRPKHTKHH
- the LOC122023889 gene encoding pheophytinase, chloroplastic-like translates to MDSLLSLSHSSICWPCSVTNSDRSNLALLSGGRPVIRSSGLKPSKGRRFPPSRASQSHDYHAVHGDVSLRDVPKKAEGAEKVLIPSLPEEADRSASSSPISSSFWEWKPNIAVHYERSGSHNTGAPAVLFLPGFGVGSFHFEKQLKDLGQDYRVWALDFVGQGKSLPSQDPAPALAHEQDDDGDTPLFWGFGEEPEPWARELVYSVDLWRDQVRHFVEQVIGEPVYLVGNSLGGYVALYLAASFPELVKGVTLLNATPFWGFLPNPIRSPRLFKLFPWSGTFPLPSGVRRLTELVWQKISDPKSIRDILKQVYSDHSVKIDKVFSQIIEVTEHPAAAAAFASIMFAPGGQLSFQESLGRCAVSGVPICLMYGREDPWVRPIWGLKVKQQLPEVPYYEITPAGHCPHDEVPEVVNYLLRGWIRNLDSQGSVALPLVEPEYEGRGFSKELEYIKEGSRKSIRVRFCGSEVSSFSTLLKVLGLVSK